The genomic interval GGTCGAGCGCCGGCACGATGGGCTTCAAGGGCTCGCGCAAATCGACTCCGTACGCTGCACAGGTCGCCGCCGAAGATGCGGGCCGCAAGGCGATGGAGCACGGCATGCGCACGCTCGAAGTGAACGTGTCGGGTCCGGGCTCGGGCCGTGAAAGCGCGCTGCGCGCTCTGCAGGCGGTGGGCTTCACCGTGACGTCGATCCGCGACGTGACGCCGATACCTCACAATGGATGCCGTCCGCCGAAGCGTCGCCGCGTCTAAAGCCTTCTCCGTTGGGCGCGCGATGAATCCGCTGCGCCTCTGATTGGAAAACCGAATGATGTCGATTGAAAAGAACTGGCTAGAACTGATCCGCCCGAAGAAGCCCGCTGTTGAGCACGGCTTCGATCCCGCGCGCCGCGGCACGCTGATCGCTGAACCACTCGAGCGCGGCTTTGGCCTCACGCTTGGCAACGCGCTTCGCCGCGTGCTGTTGTCGTCGCTGCAAGGCGCGGCCATTCAATCCGTGCAAATCGACGGCGTCGTGCACGAGTTCAGCTCGATCCAAGGTGTGCGCGAAGACGTCACCGATATCGTGCTGAACCTGAAGCAGGTCGCCATCCGCATGCGCGGCGAAGGCCCCAAGCGCGTGATGCTGACCAAGGTCGGCCCGGGCGAAGTGAAGGCCTCGGACATTCAGACCGTCTCCGACATGGAAATCCTGAACCCTGATCTCGTCATCTGCACGCTCGATGACGGCGCGAACCTCCGCATGGAGCTCACGATCAACAACGGCAAAGGCTACGTCCCCGCCGAGCAGAACCGTCCGGACGATGCGCCGATCGGCTTGATCGCGATCGACTCGATCTACTCGCCGGTTCGCCGCGTCGCCTATCGCGTCGAGAACACCCGCGAAGGCCAAGTGCTCGACTACGATAAGCTCATCATCGAAGTCGAAACCAACGGCGCTGTCCGTCCTGAAGATGCGATCGCGTACGCCGCGCGCATTCTGCAAGACCAGCTACAAACCTTCATCACGTTCGAAGAGCCTAAGCAGAAGAAGGAAGGCGGCGAGAAGCCCGATCTTCCGTTCAACCCGGCGCTTCTGAAGAAGGTCGACGAACTCGAACTTTCGGTACGTTCGGCGAATTGCTTGAAGAACGACAACATCGTCTACATCGGCGACCTGATCCAAAAGTCGGAAGGCGAAATGCTTCGCACTCCGAACTTCGGCCGCAAGTCGCTGAACGAGATCAAGGAAGTGCTCGCTTCGATGGGCCTTCACCTTGGCATGGCTGTCGAGAACTGGCCGCCGGACAACATCGAAGACCTCGCCAAGAAGTACGAAGATCAAATTTAAGGTAGTGCGCCATGCGTCACGGCTCTGGACATAAGAAACTCAACCGCACGTCGGCTCACCGCGAGGCAATGTTCGCCAACATGGCGGCATCGTTGATCAAGCACGAGCAGATCGTGACCACGCTGCCGAAGGCGAAGGCGCTCCGCCCCGTCGTCGAGCGTCTGGTGACGTTGGCGAAGAAGGGCGACCTCGGATCGCGCCGCTTGGTGCTCTCGCGCATGCGCGACGAGACCCAAACCAAGAAGCTGTTCGACACGCTGGCCCCGCGCTACGGCAGCCGCGCCGGTGGCTACACCCGCGTGCTGAAAGCGGGCTTCCGCCACGGCGACAACGCCCCGCTCGCGGTGATCGAGTTCGTCGATCGCGACGAAGCGGCCCGTGGCCAAGACAGCGGCCCGCGCCCAGAAGCGATCTACACCGACGAAGGCTGAGCCCTTCGCGCCCACAAGTTCCAACGGGCCGTCCTCGCGGGCGGCCCGTTTTTGTTTGACTCGATAGTTGGCCGAAAGTAGAAATATTGCCGGAACAGCGAAGGAGATCGTCAATGTCGGACTTGTATCGCCCCAAGGGCCTCTCCAGCGCCGTCTGCTACCTCGATCCCAAGGCTGCGTTCCGCTGGTTGGAACAGGCGTTCGGCTTCGAACCGCTCCTGGTGATCCTGGATGAAAACGACAACCTCGCGCACTCGGAGATGAAGTACGGCGACAGCGTCGTCATGATCGGCAACGAATGGAGCGCCGATCACAAGAGCCCC from Terricaulis silvestris carries:
- a CDS encoding DNA-directed RNA polymerase subunit alpha, with product MSIEKNWLELIRPKKPAVEHGFDPARRGTLIAEPLERGFGLTLGNALRRVLLSSLQGAAIQSVQIDGVVHEFSSIQGVREDVTDIVLNLKQVAIRMRGEGPKRVMLTKVGPGEVKASDIQTVSDMEILNPDLVICTLDDGANLRMELTINNGKGYVPAEQNRPDDAPIGLIAIDSIYSPVRRVAYRVENTREGQVLDYDKLIIEVETNGAVRPEDAIAYAARILQDQLQTFITFEEPKQKKEGGEKPDLPFNPALLKKVDELELSVRSANCLKNDNIVYIGDLIQKSEGEMLRTPNFGRKSLNEIKEVLASMGLHLGMAVENWPPDNIEDLAKKYEDQI
- the rplQ gene encoding 50S ribosomal protein L17; amino-acid sequence: MRHGSGHKKLNRTSAHREAMFANMAASLIKHEQIVTTLPKAKALRPVVERLVTLAKKGDLGSRRLVLSRMRDETQTKKLFDTLAPRYGSRAGGYTRVLKAGFRHGDNAPLAVIEFVDRDEAARGQDSGPRPEAIYTDEG
- the rpsK gene encoding 30S ribosomal protein S11; the encoded protein is MAKESTRVKKRERKNIVTGVAHVNASFNNTMITIADAQGNTISWSSAGTMGFKGSRKSTPYAAQVAAEDAGRKAMEHGMRTLEVNVSGPGSGRESALRALQAVGFTVTSIRDVTPIPHNGCRPPKRRRV